In Populus alba chromosome 1, ASM523922v2, whole genome shotgun sequence, a single window of DNA contains:
- the LOC118061436 gene encoding uncharacterized protein, translating into MESRGKTGHLSPMIHAIAICLVATSVMAYEPYYYKSPPPPSESPPPPYHYSSPPPKKSPPPPYHYSSPPPPKKSPPPPYHYTSPPPPKKSPPPPYHYSSPPPPKKSPPPPYHYTSPPPPKKSPPPPYHYSSPPPPKKSPPPPYHYTSPPPPKKSPPPPYHYTSPPPPKKSPPPPYHYTSPPPPKKSPPPPYHYSSPPPPKKSPPPPYHYTSPPPPKKSPPPPYHYSSPPPPKKSPPPPYHYSSPPPPKKSPPPPYHYTSPPPPKKSPPPPYHYTSPPPPKKSPPPPYHYTSPPPPKKSPPPPYHYTSPPPPKKSPPPPYHYSSPPPPKKSPPPPYHYTSPPPPKKSPPPPPPPYHYTSPPPPKKSPPPPYHYTSPPPPKKSPPPPYHYSSPPPPKKSPPPQYQYSSPPPPKKSPPPPYHYTSPPPPKKSPPPPYHYTSPPPPKKSPPPPYHYSSPPPPKKSPPPPYHYSSPPPPKKSPPPPYHYTSPPPPKKSPPPPYHYTSPPPPKKSPPPPYHYSSPPPPKKSPPPPYHYTSPPPPKKSPPPPYHYSSPPPPKKSPPPPYHYTSPPPPSPSPPPLYYYKSPPPPSPSPPPPYYYKSPPPPTHSRPPPYIYASPPPPKHY; encoded by the coding sequence ATGGAAAGCAGGGGGAAGACGGGGCATTTGTCCCCAATGATACATGCCATAGCAATATGCCTTGTAGCCACCAGTGTGATGGCATATGAGCCCTATTATTATAAATCTCCACCACCTCCATCTGAATCACCACCTCCACCATATCATTACTCATCACCTCCTCCAAAGAAGTCTCCACCACCTCCATACCACTACtcatctcctcctccaccaaAGAAGTCTCCCCCTCCACCTTATCACTACACATCCCCACCTCCTCCAAAGAAGTCTCCCCCACCTCCATACCACTACTCATCACCACCTCCTCCTAAGAAGTCTCCCCCTCCACCATACCACTACACATCACCTCCTCCTCCAAAGAAGTCTCCCCCTCCACCATACCACTACTCATCCCCTCCTCCACCTAAGAAGTCTCCCCCTCCACCATACCACTACACATCCCCACCACCTCCAAAGAAGTCTCCCCCACCTCCATACCACTACACATCCCCACCCCCTCCAAAGAAGTCTCCCCCTCCACCATACCACTATACATCCCCACCACCCCCAAAGAAGTCTCCGCCACCTCCATACCACTACTCATCACCACCCCCTCCAAAGAAGTCTCCCCCTCCACCATACCACTACACATCCCCACCTCCCCCAAAGAAGTCTCCCCCACCTCCATACCACTACTCATCACCTCCTCCGCCAAAGAAGTCTCCCCCTCCACCATACCACTACTCATCCCCTCCTCCTCCAAAGAAATCTCCACCACCTCCATACCACTACACATCCCCACCTCCTCCAAAGAAGTCTCCCCCTCCACCATACCACTACACATCACCACCTCCTCCAAAGAAGTCTCCCCCACCTCCATACCACTACACATCCCCACCTCCTCCAAAGAAGTCTCCCCCTCCACCATACCACTACACATCCCCTCCTCCACCAAAGAAGTCTCCCCCACCTCCGTACCACTACTCATCCCCACCTCCTCCTAAGAAGTCTCCACCACCTCCATACCACTACACATCCCCACCTCCTCCTAAGAAgtctccaccacctccaccacctccaTACCACTACACATCACCACCTCCTCCAAAGAAGTCTCCCCCACCTCCATACCACTACACATCCCCACCTCCCCCAAAGAAGTCTCCACCACCTCCATATCATTACTCATCCCCTCCTCCTCCAAAGAAGTCTCCCCCTCCACAATACCAATACTCATCACCTCCTCCTCCAAAAAAATCTCCACCACCTCCATACCACTACACATCCCCACCTCCTCCAAAGAAGTCTCCCCCTCCACCATACCACTACACATCCCCTCCTCCACCAAAGAAGTCTCCCCCACCTCCATACCACTACTCATCCCCTCCTCCACCTAAGAAGTCTCCCCCTCCACCATACCACTACTCATCCCCACCTCCTCCTAAGAAGTCTCCACCACCTCCATACCACTACACATCACCACCTCCACCAAAGAAGTCTCCCCCACCTCCATACCACTACACATCCCCACCTCCCCCAAAGAAGTCTCCACCACCTCCATATCATTACTCATCCCCTCCTCCTCCAAAGAAGTCTCCCCCTCCACCATACCACTACACATCCCCACCTCCTCCAAAGAAATCCCCCCCTCCACCATACCACTACtcatctcctcctccaccaaAGAAGTCTCCCCCACCTCCATACCACTACACATCTCCACCCCCTCCATCTCCATCACCACCACCTCTATACTACTATaagtcaccaccaccaccatcgcCATCACCTCCACCACCCTACTATTATAAGTCTCCACCACCCCCAACTCACTCTCGACCTCCTCCATACATTTATGCATCACCCCCACCACCAAAGCACTACTAA